In Aquila chrysaetos chrysaetos unplaced genomic scaffold, bAquChr1.4, whole genome shotgun sequence, the following proteins share a genomic window:
- the GNL1 gene encoding LOW QUALITY PROTEIN: guanine nucleotide-binding protein-like 1 (The sequence of the model RefSeq protein was modified relative to this genomic sequence to represent the inferred CDS: deleted 1 base in 1 codon) produces MPRKRPFSAKRKKQQLRDRRERKRGDAPTGPDSGPGSRSGSRERGNDAVPVETGDPVPPPRRHDPGRFRLQLGGPRAEALARRRRRAQEELLELLPETALELDTDTIYGPGLDFPRRPPWSFAMSPDELRVREEAAFGTFLRALREGQRPGGAEEGGTDGDDDGGDVAPFEHNLETWRQLWRVLEMSDIILLITDARHPALNVPPALATHVTRELGKGLILILNKVDLTSPAVATAWSHLLRRRFPAARVVPFTSAPRRNPVPGLQRRQKRGGGWSRAVGPRQLLEACESIVGGEVDLSSWRARLDRAEEAAARGEEEEEEEQQEEAGDSGEADDGDGDGVMVAPRQWERYRHGVLTLGCVGLPNAGKSSVLNALVGRSAVSVSRAPGRTRYFQTHFLTPRVRLCDCPGLVFPSRAPPALQVLAGVYPISQLQEPYSAVGYLASRIPLPPLLQLRPPSAAAGWTAWDICEAWAEKRGYKTAKAARNDVYRAANSILRLAAEGRLRLCLRPPGYAAQKDLWEQHPETAALAALQEQEDPGIRGSGPPGEGSTSEEEEEEGESGEEVEPGEATPPASTAPNPFALLGEDEC; encoded by the exons ATGCCCCGCAAGCGGCCGTTCAGCGCGAAGcggaagaagcagcagctccgCGACCGGCGCGAACGGAAGCGGGGCG ATGCCCCGACAGGGCCGGACTCCGGCCCAGGCAGCCGTAGCGGGAGCCGGGAGCGGGGAAACGACGCGGTCCCAGTTGAAACGGGAGATCCGgttccccctccccgccgccatGATCCCGGCAG GTTCCggctgcagctg ggggggccgcgggccgAGGCCTTGGCGCGACGCCGGCGCCGGGcccaggaggagctgctggagctgctgcccgAGACCGCCCTTGAGCTGGACACCGACACCATCTACGGCCCTG GGCTGGATTTCCCACGTCGGCCGCCCTGGAGTTTCGCCATGAGCCCGGACGAGCTGCGGGTGAGGGAAGAAGCGGCTTTCGGCACCTTCCTCCGAGCTCTCCGGGAGGGCCAGCGCCCCGGGGGGGCCGAGGAGGGGGGCACCGACGGTGACGATGATGGTGGGGACGTGGCTCCCTTTGAGCACAATCTGGAG ACATGGCGACAGCTCTGGCGGGTGCTGGAAATGTCTGACATCATCCTCCTCATCACCGATGCCAGGCACCCG GCGCTGAACGTGCCGCCGGCGTTGGCCACCCACGTGACGCGGGAATTGGGGAAGGGCCTGATCCTCATCCTCAACAAAGTGGACCTGACCTCCCCCGCCGTGGCCACTGCCTGGAGCCACCTCTTACGCCGTCGTTTCCCCGCCGCCCGCGTCGTCCCCTTCACCTCCGCTCCCCGACGGAACCCAGTGCCTG GGCTGCAACGGCGGCAGAAGCGGGGGGGCGGTTGGAGCCGGGCTGTGGGACCCCGGCAGCTTCTGGAGGCCTGCGAGAGCATCGTGGGGGGAGAAG TGGATCTGAGCAGCTGGCGAGCGCGGCTGGACCGGGCGGAGGAGGCGGCAGCgcggggggaggaagaagaggaggaagagcagcaggaagaagCGGGGGACAGCGGAGAGGCGGATGATGGTGACGGTGACGGTGTCATGGTGGCCCCCCGGCAATGGGAGCGTTACCGCCATGGCGTCCTCACCCTGGGCTGTGTCG GCCTGCCGAATGCTGGCAAGTCGTCGGTGCTGAACGCGCTGGTGGGGCGAAGCGCCGTCAGCGTCTCCCGCGCCCCGGGCCGTACCCGCTACTTCCAGACCCATTTCCTCACCCCCCGCGTCCGCCTCTGCGACTGTCCTGGCCTCGTTTTCCCCTCCCGCGCCCCGCCGGCTCTCCAG GTGCTGGCAGGCGTCTACCCCATCTCGCAGCTGCAGGAGCCTTACTCGGCCGTGGGCTATCTGGCCTCCCGCATCCCGCTGCCgcctctcctccagctgcgGCCGCCCAGTGCTGCCGCCGGCTGGACTGCTTGGGACATCTGCGAAG cgTGGGCGGAGAAACGAGGATACAAGACAGCAAAAGCGGCTCGCAACGACGTCTACCGGGCGGCCAATAGCATCCTACGCTTGGCGGCTGAGGGGCGACTCCGCCTCTGCCTGCGCCCCCCTGGCTACGCTGCCCAGAAGG atttATGGGAGCAGCACCCCGAGACGGCAGCGCTGGCGGCACTGCAGGAGCAAGAGGACCCGGGCATCCGGGGCTCTGGCCCCCCTGGGGAAGGGTCGACctcggaggaggaggaggaggagggtgagagTGGTGAGGAGGTGGAGCCTGGGGAGGCCACGCCCCCTGCCAGCACCGCCCCCAATCCTTTtgctctgctgggagaggaTGAGTGTTAG
- the ABCF1 gene encoding ATP-binding cassette sub-family F member 1 isoform X1 — translation MPKGARPAAAKQEEWRGEGEGQDQPVKKGKKDRRGKKSFFEELAEEEKPAPAETPTPPEKEAPAQQASRRKRDRRKERRRPGAEPEPEEVELSRRLQELAAAGSEDEEEEAPAPRKGGRRRKGGNVFAALSQEQSEEEEEEERKGESSRPSKGKSNKEEEEGEKKKKSRKNEKTKGKRQGKAPSEDEAEGSDEDARPKSGKPQNKFAALRDDEEEEEEDEAEEPVKGDEPEEEEEEAGRKAEPDARVSKKEKKKMKKQMEYERQVATIKAAAAAGENDFSVSQAELSSRQAMLENASDIKLEKFSISAHGKELYVNADLYIVAGRRYGLVGPNGKGKTTLLKHIANRALSIPPNIDVLLCEQEVVADDTPAVQAVLRADTKRLRLLEEEKRLQAMLEGGDDAAAERLEKVYEELRAIGAAAAEAKARRILAGLGFNPEMQNRATRKFSGGWRMRVSLARALFMEPTLLMLDEPTNHLDLNAVIWLNNYLQTWKKTLLVVSHDQGFLDDVCTDIIHLDAQRLFYYRGNYMTFKKMYQQKQKELLKQFEKQEKKLRDLKAGGKSTKQAEKQTKEALTRKQQKCRRRTAAEEAAEAPELLKRPREYTVRFTFPNPPPLSPPILGLHGVDFGYEGQELLFRNLDFGIDMESRVCIVGPNGVGKSTLLQLLTGQLTPIRGQMRRNHRLKVGFFNQQAAEQLRLEETAAEYLQRSFNLPHQDARKCLGRFGLEGHAHTLQIAKLSGGQKARVVFAELACREPDVLILDEPTNNLDIESIDALADAINEYRGAVIVVSHDARLITETGCQLWVVEEQGLSQIDGDFDDYKREVLEALGEVVINRPRE, via the exons ATGCCGAAGGGAGCGCGCCCGGCGGCCGCCAAGCAGGAGGAATGGCGGGGGGAGGGCGAGGGACAGG ACCAACCAGtgaagaagggcaagaaggaccGGCGAGGCAAGAAATCG TTTTTcgaggagctggcagaggaggagaaaccGGCGCCTGCTGagacccccacccccccggaGAAGGAGGCGCCGGCCCAACAG GCCTCCCGGCGGAAGCGAGACCGGCGGAAagagcggcggcggccgggggcggAGCCTGAGCCCGAGGAGGTGGAGCTTAGCCGGCGCCTGCAGGAactggcagctgctggcagcgaggatgaggaggaggaag CACCAGCCCCAAGGaaaggggggaggaggaggaag GGCGGCAATGTCTTCGCGGCACTAAGCCAGGAACAGAgcgaggaggaagaggaggaggagaggaagggtgAAAGCTCGCGGCCCAGCAAAGGCAAAAGCAACAAG gaggaagaagagggtgagaaaaagaagaagagtCGCAAGAACGAGAAGACCAAGGGGAAGCGGCAG GGAAAAGCCCCCAGCGAGGATGAGGCCGAAGGCTCCGATGAGGATGCACGGCCCAAAAGCGGGAAG ccacagaACAAGTTCGCGGCTCTGCGTGAcgatgaggaggaggaggaagaagacgAGGCCGAAGAACCCGTGAAGGGCGACGAGCCC gaggaggaggaggaggaggccggGAGGAAGGCCGAGCCCGACGCCCGCGTCagcaagaaggagaaaaagaaaatgaagaagcag ATGGAGTATGAGCGACAGGTCGCTACCATAAaggcagcggcggcagcgggcgagAACGACTTCTCGGTGTCGCAGGCCGAGCTCTCCTCGCGGCAGGCCATGCTGGAAAACGCTTCTGACATCAAG CTGGAGAAGTTCAGCATCTCGGCCCACGGGAAGGAGCTCTACGTCAACGCCGACCTCTACATCGTGGCCGGGCGCCGCTACGGCCTCGTCGGACCCAACGG GAAAGGGAAGACGACGTTGCTGAAGCACATCGCGAACCGGGCGCTGAGCATCCCCCCCAACATCGACGTGCTGCTTTGCGAACAAG AGGTGGTGGCAGACGACACACCGGCGGTGCAGGCAGTTCTGCGCGCCGACACCAAACGACTCCggctgctggaagaggagaaacGACTACAGGCGATGCTGGAAGGGGGCGACGACGCGGCCGCCGAGCGCCTGGAGAAG GTGTACGAGGAGCTGCGGGCTATCGGGGCAGCCGCTGCGGAGGCCAAAGCGCGGCGTATCCTGGCTGGTCTTGGCTTCAATCCCGAAATGCAGAACAGAGCTACCAGGAAATTCTCCGGTGGGTGGCGGATGAGGGTGTCGCTGGCCCG GGCCTTGTTTATGGAGCCGACGTTGTTGATGTTGGATGAACCCACCAACCACCTCGACCTCAACGCCGTCATCTGGCTCAACaa ctaccTGCAGACCTGGAAGAAGACGCTGCTGGTGGTGTCCCACGACCAGGGTTTCCTCGATGACGTCTGCACTGACATCATCCACCTCGACGCTCAACGCCTTTTCTATTACCGGGGCAACTACA TGACGTTCAAGAAGATGTaccagcagaagcagaaggagcTGCTCAAGCAGTTTGAGAAGCAGGAGAAGAAGCTCCGTGACCTCAAGGCTGGTGGCAAGTCCACCAAGCAGGCG GAGAAGCAGACGAAGGAAGCGTTGACGCGGAAGCAGCAGAAGTGCCGGCGACGGACGGCGGCAGAGGAGGCGGCCGAAGCTCCGGAGTTGCTGAAGCGACCCCGGGAATACACCGTCCGCTTCACCTTCCCCAACCCGCCCCCGCTCAGCCCCCCCATCCTCGGCCTCCACG GAGTCGATTTCGGCTAcgaggggcaggagctgctcttCCGCAACCTCGACTTCGGCATCGACATGGAGTCGCGGG tTTGCATCGTGGGTCCCAACGGCGTGGGGAAGAGCacgctgctgcagctgctgaccGGGCAGCTGACGCCG ATACGGGGGCAGATGCGCAGGAACCATCGGCTG AAAGTGGGTTTTTTCAACCAGCAAGCGGCCGAGCAGCTGCGGCTGGAGGAGACGGCGGCCGAGTACCTGCAGCGCAGCTTCAACCTCCCCCACCAGGACGCCCGCAAGTGCCTGGGCCGCTTCGGGCTGGAGGGACACGCCCACACCCTGCAGATCGCCAAGCTTTCTG GAGGGCAGAAGGCCCGGGTGGTGTTTGCCGAGCTGGCCTGCCGTGAGCCCGACGTCCTCATCCTG
- the RPP21 gene encoding ribonuclease P protein subunit p21: protein MRNVGPAQPVGARPIGNAMAAPVRDREALQRLNFLFQAAHWVLPHSPALARFYCSTQRGAARRLVLRMAPSVKRAVCRRCCSLLLPGAGGYLRLRGRGQPRRVLRCRCCGRCRRYLCQQELRPPGQATPTRPAPDHSPA from the exons ATGAGGAACGTCGGTCCCGCCCAGCCGGTGGGGGCGCGGCCAATCGGGAACGCGATGGCGGCGCCGGTGCGGGACCGCGAGGCGCTGCAGCGGCTCAACTTCCTCTTCCAG GCCGCGCACTGGGTGCTCCCCCACAGCCCGGCCCTCGCCCGCTTCTACTGCAGCACCCAGCGaggggccgcccgccgcctcgTCCTGCGCAT ggcccccTCGGTGAAGCGGGCTGTGtgccgccgctgctgctccctgctgctgcccggggctgggggttACCTGCGCCTGCGAG GTCGGGGGCAGCCCCGGAGGGTGCTGCGATGCCGGTGCTGCGGCCGCTGTCGGCGTTACCTCTGCCAGCAGGAGCTCCGCCCCCCCGGCCAGGCCACGCCCACCA GGCCCGCCCCAGACCACAGCCCAGCATAA
- the ABCF1 gene encoding ATP-binding cassette sub-family F member 1 isoform X4, whose amino-acid sequence MPKGARPAAAKQEEWRGEGEGQDQPVKKGKKDRRGKKSFFEELAEEEKPAPAETPTPPEKEAPAQQASRRKRDRRKERRRPGAEPEPEEVELSRRLQELAAAGSEDEEEEAPAPRKGGRRRKGGNVFAALSQEQSEEEEEEERKGESSRPSKGKSNKEEEEGEKKKKSRKNEKTKGKRQGKAPSEDEAEGSDEDARPKSGKPQNKFAALRDDEEEEEEDEAEEPVKGDEPHEEEEEEEAGRKAEPDARVSKKEKKKMKKQMEYERQVATIKAAAAAGENDFSVSQAELSSRQAMLENASDIKLEKFSISAHGKELYVNADLYIVAGRRYGLVGPNGKGKTTLLKHIANRALSIPPNIDVLLCEQEVVADDTPAVQAVLRADTKRLRLLEEEKRLQAMLEGGDDAAAERLEKVYEELRAIGAAAAEAKARRILAGLGFNPEMQNRATRKFSGGWRMRVSLARALFMEPTLLMLDEPTNHLDLNAVIWLNNYLQTWKKTLLVVSHDQGFLDDVCTDIIHLDAQRLFYYRGNYMTFKKMYQQKQKELLKQFEKQEKKLRDLKAGGKSTKQAEKQTKEALTRKQQKCRRRTAAEEAAEAPELLKRPREYTVRFTFPNPPPLSPPILGLHGVDFGYEGQELLFRNLDFGIDMESRVCIVGPNGVGKSTLLQLLTGQLTPIRGQMRRNHRLKVGFFNQQAAEQLRLEETAAEYLQRSFNLPHQDARKCLGRFGLEGHAHTLQIAKLSGGQKARVVFAELACREPDVLILDEPTNNLDIESIDALADAINEYRGAVIVVSHDARLITETGCQLWVVEEQGLSQIDGDFDDYKREVLEALGEVVINRPRE is encoded by the exons ATGCCGAAGGGAGCGCGCCCGGCGGCCGCCAAGCAGGAGGAATGGCGGGGGGAGGGCGAGGGACAGG ACCAACCAGtgaagaagggcaagaaggaccGGCGAGGCAAGAAATCG TTTTTcgaggagctggcagaggaggagaaaccGGCGCCTGCTGagacccccacccccccggaGAAGGAGGCGCCGGCCCAACAG GCCTCCCGGCGGAAGCGAGACCGGCGGAAagagcggcggcggccgggggcggAGCCTGAGCCCGAGGAGGTGGAGCTTAGCCGGCGCCTGCAGGAactggcagctgctggcagcgaggatgaggaggaggaag CACCAGCCCCAAGGaaaggggggaggaggaggaag GGCGGCAATGTCTTCGCGGCACTAAGCCAGGAACAGAgcgaggaggaagaggaggaggagaggaagggtgAAAGCTCGCGGCCCAGCAAAGGCAAAAGCAACAAG gaggaagaagagggtgagaaaaagaagaagagtCGCAAGAACGAGAAGACCAAGGGGAAGCGGCAG GGAAAAGCCCCCAGCGAGGATGAGGCCGAAGGCTCCGATGAGGATGCACGGCCCAAAAGCGGGAAG ccacagaACAAGTTCGCGGCTCTGCGTGAcgatgaggaggaggaggaagaagacgAGGCCGAAGAACCCGTGAAGGGCGACGAGCCC cacgaggaggaggaggaggaggaggccggGAGGAAGGCCGAGCCCGACGCCCGCGTCagcaagaaggagaaaaagaaaatgaagaagcag ATGGAGTATGAGCGACAGGTCGCTACCATAAaggcagcggcggcagcgggcgagAACGACTTCTCGGTGTCGCAGGCCGAGCTCTCCTCGCGGCAGGCCATGCTGGAAAACGCTTCTGACATCAAG CTGGAGAAGTTCAGCATCTCGGCCCACGGGAAGGAGCTCTACGTCAACGCCGACCTCTACATCGTGGCCGGGCGCCGCTACGGCCTCGTCGGACCCAACGG GAAAGGGAAGACGACGTTGCTGAAGCACATCGCGAACCGGGCGCTGAGCATCCCCCCCAACATCGACGTGCTGCTTTGCGAACAAG AGGTGGTGGCAGACGACACACCGGCGGTGCAGGCAGTTCTGCGCGCCGACACCAAACGACTCCggctgctggaagaggagaaacGACTACAGGCGATGCTGGAAGGGGGCGACGACGCGGCCGCCGAGCGCCTGGAGAAG GTGTACGAGGAGCTGCGGGCTATCGGGGCAGCCGCTGCGGAGGCCAAAGCGCGGCGTATCCTGGCTGGTCTTGGCTTCAATCCCGAAATGCAGAACAGAGCTACCAGGAAATTCTCCGGTGGGTGGCGGATGAGGGTGTCGCTGGCCCG GGCCTTGTTTATGGAGCCGACGTTGTTGATGTTGGATGAACCCACCAACCACCTCGACCTCAACGCCGTCATCTGGCTCAACaa ctaccTGCAGACCTGGAAGAAGACGCTGCTGGTGGTGTCCCACGACCAGGGTTTCCTCGATGACGTCTGCACTGACATCATCCACCTCGACGCTCAACGCCTTTTCTATTACCGGGGCAACTACA TGACGTTCAAGAAGATGTaccagcagaagcagaaggagcTGCTCAAGCAGTTTGAGAAGCAGGAGAAGAAGCTCCGTGACCTCAAGGCTGGTGGCAAGTCCACCAAGCAGGCG GAGAAGCAGACGAAGGAAGCGTTGACGCGGAAGCAGCAGAAGTGCCGGCGACGGACGGCGGCAGAGGAGGCGGCCGAAGCTCCGGAGTTGCTGAAGCGACCCCGGGAATACACCGTCCGCTTCACCTTCCCCAACCCGCCCCCGCTCAGCCCCCCCATCCTCGGCCTCCACG GAGTCGATTTCGGCTAcgaggggcaggagctgctcttCCGCAACCTCGACTTCGGCATCGACATGGAGTCGCGGG tTTGCATCGTGGGTCCCAACGGCGTGGGGAAGAGCacgctgctgcagctgctgaccGGGCAGCTGACGCCG ATACGGGGGCAGATGCGCAGGAACCATCGGCTG AAAGTGGGTTTTTTCAACCAGCAAGCGGCCGAGCAGCTGCGGCTGGAGGAGACGGCGGCCGAGTACCTGCAGCGCAGCTTCAACCTCCCCCACCAGGACGCCCGCAAGTGCCTGGGCCGCTTCGGGCTGGAGGGACACGCCCACACCCTGCAGATCGCCAAGCTTTCTG GAGGGCAGAAGGCCCGGGTGGTGTTTGCCGAGCTGGCCTGCCGTGAGCCCGACGTCCTCATCCTG
- the ABCF1 gene encoding ATP-binding cassette sub-family F member 1 isoform X2 codes for MAGGGRGTGFSRSWQRRRNRRLLRPPPPRRRRRRPNRPPGGSETGGKSGGGRGRSLSPRRWSLAGACRNWQLLAARMRRRKGGNVFAALSQEQSEEEEEEERKGESSRPSKGKSNKEEEEGEKKKKSRKNEKTKGKRQGKAPSEDEAEGSDEDARPKSGKPQNKFAALRDDEEEEEEDEAEEPVKGDEPHEEEEEEEAGRKAEPDARVSKKEKKKMKKQMEYERQVATIKAAAAAGENDFSVSQAELSSRQAMLENASDIKLEKFSISAHGKELYVNADLYIVAGRRYGLVGPNGKGKTTLLKHIANRALSIPPNIDVLLCEQEVVADDTPAVQAVLRADTKRLRLLEEEKRLQAMLEGGDDAAAERLEKVYEELRAIGAAAAEAKARRILAGLGFNPEMQNRATRKFSGGWRMRVSLARALFMEPTLLMLDEPTNHLDLNAVIWLNNYLQTWKKTLLVVSHDQGFLDDVCTDIIHLDAQRLFYYRGNYMTFKKMYQQKQKELLKQFEKQEKKLRDLKAGGKSTKQAEKQTKEALTRKQQKCRRRTAAEEAAEAPELLKRPREYTVRFTFPNPPPLSPPILGLHGVDFGYEGQELLFRNLDFGIDMESRVCIVGPNGVGKSTLLQLLTGQLTPIRGQMRRNHRLKVGFFNQQAAEQLRLEETAAEYLQRSFNLPHQDARKCLGRFGLEGHAHTLQIAKLSGGQKARVVFAELACREPDVLILDEPTNNLDIESIDALADAINEYRGAVIVVSHDARLITETGCQLWVVEEQGLSQIDGDFDDYKREVLEALGEVVINRPRE; via the exons ATGGCGGGGGGAGGGCGAGGGACAGG TTTTTcgaggagctggcagaggaggagaaaccGGCGCCTGCTGagacccccacccccccggaGAAGGAGGCGCCGGCCCAACAG GCCTCCCGGCGGAAGCGAGACCGGCGGAAagagcggcggcggccgggggcggAGCCTGAGCCCGAGGAGGTGGAGCTTAGCCGGCGCCTGCAGGAactggcagctgctggcagcgaggatgaggaggaggaag GGCGGCAATGTCTTCGCGGCACTAAGCCAGGAACAGAgcgaggaggaagaggaggaggagaggaagggtgAAAGCTCGCGGCCCAGCAAAGGCAAAAGCAACAAG gaggaagaagagggtgagaaaaagaagaagagtCGCAAGAACGAGAAGACCAAGGGGAAGCGGCAG GGAAAAGCCCCCAGCGAGGATGAGGCCGAAGGCTCCGATGAGGATGCACGGCCCAAAAGCGGGAAG ccacagaACAAGTTCGCGGCTCTGCGTGAcgatgaggaggaggaggaagaagacgAGGCCGAAGAACCCGTGAAGGGCGACGAGCCC cacgaggaggaggaggaggaggaggccggGAGGAAGGCCGAGCCCGACGCCCGCGTCagcaagaaggagaaaaagaaaatgaagaagcag ATGGAGTATGAGCGACAGGTCGCTACCATAAaggcagcggcggcagcgggcgagAACGACTTCTCGGTGTCGCAGGCCGAGCTCTCCTCGCGGCAGGCCATGCTGGAAAACGCTTCTGACATCAAG CTGGAGAAGTTCAGCATCTCGGCCCACGGGAAGGAGCTCTACGTCAACGCCGACCTCTACATCGTGGCCGGGCGCCGCTACGGCCTCGTCGGACCCAACGG GAAAGGGAAGACGACGTTGCTGAAGCACATCGCGAACCGGGCGCTGAGCATCCCCCCCAACATCGACGTGCTGCTTTGCGAACAAG AGGTGGTGGCAGACGACACACCGGCGGTGCAGGCAGTTCTGCGCGCCGACACCAAACGACTCCggctgctggaagaggagaaacGACTACAGGCGATGCTGGAAGGGGGCGACGACGCGGCCGCCGAGCGCCTGGAGAAG GTGTACGAGGAGCTGCGGGCTATCGGGGCAGCCGCTGCGGAGGCCAAAGCGCGGCGTATCCTGGCTGGTCTTGGCTTCAATCCCGAAATGCAGAACAGAGCTACCAGGAAATTCTCCGGTGGGTGGCGGATGAGGGTGTCGCTGGCCCG GGCCTTGTTTATGGAGCCGACGTTGTTGATGTTGGATGAACCCACCAACCACCTCGACCTCAACGCCGTCATCTGGCTCAACaa ctaccTGCAGACCTGGAAGAAGACGCTGCTGGTGGTGTCCCACGACCAGGGTTTCCTCGATGACGTCTGCACTGACATCATCCACCTCGACGCTCAACGCCTTTTCTATTACCGGGGCAACTACA TGACGTTCAAGAAGATGTaccagcagaagcagaaggagcTGCTCAAGCAGTTTGAGAAGCAGGAGAAGAAGCTCCGTGACCTCAAGGCTGGTGGCAAGTCCACCAAGCAGGCG GAGAAGCAGACGAAGGAAGCGTTGACGCGGAAGCAGCAGAAGTGCCGGCGACGGACGGCGGCAGAGGAGGCGGCCGAAGCTCCGGAGTTGCTGAAGCGACCCCGGGAATACACCGTCCGCTTCACCTTCCCCAACCCGCCCCCGCTCAGCCCCCCCATCCTCGGCCTCCACG GAGTCGATTTCGGCTAcgaggggcaggagctgctcttCCGCAACCTCGACTTCGGCATCGACATGGAGTCGCGGG tTTGCATCGTGGGTCCCAACGGCGTGGGGAAGAGCacgctgctgcagctgctgaccGGGCAGCTGACGCCG ATACGGGGGCAGATGCGCAGGAACCATCGGCTG AAAGTGGGTTTTTTCAACCAGCAAGCGGCCGAGCAGCTGCGGCTGGAGGAGACGGCGGCCGAGTACCTGCAGCGCAGCTTCAACCTCCCCCACCAGGACGCCCGCAAGTGCCTGGGCCGCTTCGGGCTGGAGGGACACGCCCACACCCTGCAGATCGCCAAGCTTTCTG GAGGGCAGAAGGCCCGGGTGGTGTTTGCCGAGCTGGCCTGCCGTGAGCCCGACGTCCTCATCCTG